The DNA region GGGCGACGCCAACGGCCAAGGCGAGGGACACGCGGGCAACCAGCCCGGACAGCATTTGGTCGAAGTGGAGGTAAGTCTGGAGGAGCTAGCGGCGATTTTGGGGGACGAATTGGAATTGCCGCGGATCGAGCCGAAGGGGCAGGCGAACATCAACGAGCTGAAGTCGAAGTACACGGGCATTCGGCGAGCGGGGCCGGAGTCGCTGCGGCACTTCAAGCGCACATACAAAGAGGCGTTGCGCCGGCAGATCGCATCGAAGTCTTACAATCGTGAACGCCCGTTAGTAGTGCCGATCAACGAAGACAAACGCTATCGCGCGTGGAAGACAATCGAACAACCGCAGGCCAATGCGGCGATCGTGTACATGATGGACGTGTCGGGCTCAATGACCGATGAGCAGAAGCAGATTGTGCGAACCGAGGCGTTTTGGATCGACACGTGGTTGAGAAGCCAGTATCAGGGAGTGGAGATACGCTATGTGATTCACGACGCGGCGGCCAAAGAAGTGGATGAGGAAACCTTTTATCACACACGCGAGAGCGGAGGCACAAGAATCAGCTCGGCCTACAAGCTATGTGGCGAAATCCTGGAAGCGGACTACCCGGCGAGCGAATGGAACGTGTACTGCTTTCACTTTTCCGACGGCGACAACTGGGGCGAAGACAACGAAACATGCCTGAACCTGCTGCGGAGCAAATTGCTGCCGGAAATCAATCTGTTTTGCTATGGGCAGGTGGAAAGCCCGTACGGATCCGGGGAGTTCATCCGAGCGCTACGGAGCGGCTTCAAGGAAGATGAAGAAAAGCTGGTGCTTTCGGAGATCCGCAACAAGGAGGCGATCTTCGAATCGATCAAGACTTTCTTGGGCAAAGGGAAATAGCTGGGGTCTCGCGCCCGACGCGTGGCGACCAGCGAGGCCGACGACGGAGAGAGAGAATCAAATTCGCCAATTCATGGGGCACGCGATTTGCGTTTTCCGATTGCGACTCGCCGCAACTTCGGGGGATGGAATGGGACTACACCGATTTGAACCGCTACCCGCCGATTTAGCCGCCTTGCAGGTGGAGATTGAAGGGCATGCGCGTCGCTATGGACTGGACTTCTTTGCAACGATCTTTGAAGTGGTCGACTCGAATCAGTTGAACGAAGTGGCGGCGTACGGCGGTTTTCCGGTGCGGTTTCCGCATTGGCGATTTGGGATGGAGTACGAACAGCTCTCCAAAGGCTACACATACGGGCTGCAAAAAATCTACGAGCTGGTGATCAACAATGATCCCTGCTACGCGTATCTGATGAAGTCGAACGCGCTGGCGGATCAAAAGCTAGTGATGGCGCATGTGTACGGTCACTGCGACTTCTTCAAAAACAACTATTGGTTCAGCCAGACCAACCGCAAGATGATGGACCAGATGGCCAACCACGGCCAACGGATTCGCTGGCACATGGACCGCAACGGGGTGGATGACGTCGAGAATTTTATTGACGCTTGTCTGTCGATTGATGACTTGATCGACATTCATTCTCCCTTCATCAAGCGCCACGCCCCTGTAGAGCGACCTAAACCAGCCGGCGATACAGACGAGGACGCGCCGCGACAGCCGGGGCGTTTTCGGGCCAAGGGCTACCTAGATCGCTTTGTGAATCCGCCCGAGGCGATGGCGGCTGAGGCGGAGCGATTACGCGGCGAGCAAGCTCGACACGAAGCGCGGTTTCCGTCAAAGCCAACGCGCGACGTGATGTTGTTCTTGCTGGAGCATGCGCCGCTCAAGGCGTGGCAACTCGACATCCTGGCCATGCTGCGCGACGAGGCGTATTACTTCGCTCCACAAGCGCAAACCAAGATCATGAACGAAGGTTGGGCCAGTTATTGGCATTCCACAATCATGACCCGACAGGGACTAACGGGGCAGGAGGTGGTGAACTACGCCGATCACCACTCAGGCACGATGGCCACCAGCCCAGGTCGACTGAATCCGTACAAATTGGGAATCGAGCTGTTTCGCGACATCGAGGAGCGATGGAACACGGGTCGTTTCGGCCGCGATTACGATGAATGTGATGACCTGACCGCCAAACGGCGTTGGGACACCGGCGTCAATCTGGGACGCGAAAAGATCTTCGAGGTGCGGCGGATTCACAACGACCTGACCTTCATTGACGAGTTTTTGACACTCGACTTTTGCCGACGGTACAAGCTGTTTTCATTTGGCTACAACCCCGACTCGACGGCGTACGAGATCGAGAGTCGGGAGTTTCCGGCGATTAAGGAGCGGCTACTGTTCAGCCTGACCAATCGAGGCCGCCCGCTGATCGCGGTCCGCGAGGCGAACTACAAAAATCGCGGCGAGCTGTTCCTGGAACACGACTACAGCGGAGTGGAGCTGCAAATGGATTACGCGCGCGACACGCTGGTGAATTTGCAGCGCCTGTGGCGGCGGCCAGTACACATCGAGAGCGTGCTTGATGGGAAGCTGGCCGTGCTAAGTTACGACGGAACGGAACACAATTTGGAGCATTCGAAGACGCCGGCCGATTTGGCGACCGCATGAGGCGGCGCCGCTTCGTGCGGTATGAACCGAACGAGAAGAGAGAGCCATGAACACAAGAGCCTATGTTGAGGGGCAACTGGCGCAGTTCGGAGAGTTCTCGGCGGAGGAGCGCGCGCTGACGCTGGTCGTGGACGGACGCAGAGTCGAAGCTGAACTCGCGGAGCTAAATTCGCTGGCATGTTCGTTTCGGCGCATGGCAGTCAATGATCCGGCGCTGGCCGACGCTTCGATCGATCGACTAGCAAAGGTCAGCCAGGGGCTGGCGAACCGGCTCAATTATCTCTTGGAGCCGATTCAACCGATCGAAGTTGACGCTGATGCTTGCGTGGTGCAACTGCGCTCTTGTCCGCCGCAGCAAGAGGAAGGGCGCAGGAGCTACTACGAACTGGTGGTGAAAAAGCCGGGCGTGATCTCCCTGTCGCGGTACACCAAGGCGCCGGGCGAGCCGCGGGCCGTGGCGACGGCGCTGGTCACGCGCGAGGTGTTTTGCCGAC from Pirellulales bacterium includes:
- a CDS encoding DUF444 family protein; the protein is MVQRIERDQSRFREIVRGRIRQNLRQYVTHGEMIGRKGRELVSIPIPQLDLPHFRFGKNGSGGVGQGDGEEGDQVMPGDANGQGEGHAGNQPGQHLVEVEVSLEELAAILGDELELPRIEPKGQANINELKSKYTGIRRAGPESLRHFKRTYKEALRRQIASKSYNRERPLVVPINEDKRYRAWKTIEQPQANAAIVYMMDVSGSMTDEQKQIVRTEAFWIDTWLRSQYQGVEIRYVIHDAAAKEVDEETFYHTRESGGTRISSAYKLCGEILEADYPASEWNVYCFHFSDGDNWGEDNETCLNLLRSKLLPEINLFCYGQVESPYGSGEFIRALRSGFKEDEEKLVLSEIRNKEAIFESIKTFLGKGK
- a CDS encoding SpoVR family protein, which codes for MGLHRFEPLPADLAALQVEIEGHARRYGLDFFATIFEVVDSNQLNEVAAYGGFPVRFPHWRFGMEYEQLSKGYTYGLQKIYELVINNDPCYAYLMKSNALADQKLVMAHVYGHCDFFKNNYWFSQTNRKMMDQMANHGQRIRWHMDRNGVDDVENFIDACLSIDDLIDIHSPFIKRHAPVERPKPAGDTDEDAPRQPGRFRAKGYLDRFVNPPEAMAAEAERLRGEQARHEARFPSKPTRDVMLFLLEHAPLKAWQLDILAMLRDEAYYFAPQAQTKIMNEGWASYWHSTIMTRQGLTGQEVVNYADHHSGTMATSPGRLNPYKLGIELFRDIEERWNTGRFGRDYDECDDLTAKRRWDTGVNLGREKIFEVRRIHNDLTFIDEFLTLDFCRRYKLFSFGYNPDSTAYEIESREFPAIKERLLFSLTNRGRPLIAVREANYKNRGELFLEHDYSGVELQMDYARDTLVNLQRLWRRPVHIESVLDGKLAVLSYDGTEHNLEHSKTPADLATA